The following coding sequences are from one Brooklawnia cerclae window:
- a CDS encoding Ig-like domain-containing protein: MDSALYFAATIQKDTDTTWKIVSGTSTEKTPTTTTVASSNVAQTSATLTATVSPAEATGTVTFTSGSITATGTVTDGVATADVPGLTAGTEYTFTAAYPGDDAYAASDNTVTFTTLAAEEPTTPSDSNDTNIKVNVPEVGGTTVAGGLTISLAPGVSTLTGGARSEGQAWEATGQLGSVTVNDDRRDASADAWTLSGTASDFTGAGTISASALSWTPSKESGAGEAGSASSDLSKSSPLATGAASADTNVTTTVNAGLKLVVPSDSAAGNYSSKLTLILI; the protein is encoded by the coding sequence TTGGATAGTGCGCTGTACTTCGCCGCTACCATCCAGAAGGACACCGACACCACATGGAAGATCGTGTCCGGCACCTCGACGGAGAAGACCCCGACCACCACGACGGTCGCGTCCTCGAATGTGGCCCAGACCTCGGCCACGTTGACCGCCACAGTGTCCCCGGCTGAGGCCACCGGCACGGTGACGTTCACCAGCGGCAGCATTACCGCGACCGGAACGGTGACCGATGGCGTGGCCACGGCGGATGTGCCGGGCCTGACTGCGGGCACCGAGTACACCTTCACCGCTGCCTACCCCGGTGATGATGCCTACGCGGCGTCGGACAACACGGTCACCTTCACCACTCTCGCCGCAGAGGAGCCCACTACACCGAGCGACAGCAATGACACCAACATCAAGGTGAACGTGCCCGAGGTCGGCGGCACCACCGTGGCCGGCGGCTTGACGATCTCCCTTGCGCCGGGTGTCAGCACCCTGACCGGTGGGGCTCGTTCCGAGGGCCAGGCATGGGAGGCCACCGGCCAACTCGGCTCGGTGACCGTGAATGACGATCGCCGGGACGCGAGCGCCGATGCGTGGACGCTCAGTGGTACGGCTTCCGACTTCACCGGTGCGGGAACGATCTCGGCGTCCGCGCTGAGCTGGACCCCGAGCAAGGAGTCCGGTGCGGGCGAAGCGGGCAGTGCGTCCAGCGACCTGTCGAAGTCCTCGCCGCTGGCCACCGGCGCCGCCTCGGCCGACACGAACGTGACGACCACGGTGAACGCTGGCCTCAAACTGGTCGTCCCGAGCGACAGCGCTGCGGGCAACTACTCCTCGAAGCTCACCCTGATCCTCATCTGA
- a CDS encoding phosphate ABC transporter substrate-binding protein PstS: MIVIARLLHVGSRRAARVGLRRTLVMLLSLAMVVAGMFGGGSQAMAEGAFHSPITGSGSTWSANALQAWIRNVWANYQWKITYSESGSTQGRNDFANGTADFGVSEIPYAISNSNEGDSRPARGFAYMPIVAGGTSFMYNLQIGGKQVTNLRLSGETIAKIFTGVITVWNDPAIQADNPQLALPATPIVPVVRSDGSGTSAQFTLWMRQEQTSLWNDYCNKVGRPLINGACGVTSNYPVVAGSGFVSRAGANGVAGYVAQSHAVGSITFVEYSYALNSKFPVVKMLNNAGYYVEPTAANVAVALLQAHINEDESSPDYLTQDLHDVYGDTDARTYPLSSYSYIILPTTLGYNFTEEKGLTLADFGAYFLCEGQQQAESLGYSPLPINLVQGGQKQIQKIKGGNPTIKGIGDCNNPTFTTDGTNRLANEAPYPADCDKQGPIQCSKGTGGAKDTETDTTRDTDTSSGGDGGDRTGGNGTNGNGTNGDNTSDNPDAATDAVSDGSTGSGLNNQNGAAAVVAGSPQSVPVAWTNPFLVLAMIAVGAMGVGLAVLPPLVVARRRRGAPAVDLSVDLSVLPPPAPPAPPASSPVSSSTAPASPRNGQVIPFARRYQA, from the coding sequence ATGATCGTCATCGCCCGTCTTCTTCACGTCGGTTCGCGCCGCGCTGCCCGCGTGGGCCTGCGCCGCACCCTTGTGATGCTGCTCAGCCTGGCGATGGTCGTGGCGGGAATGTTCGGGGGCGGATCGCAAGCCATGGCTGAGGGTGCGTTCCACTCGCCGATCACCGGTTCCGGGTCCACCTGGTCGGCCAACGCTTTGCAGGCGTGGATCCGCAATGTGTGGGCGAACTACCAGTGGAAAATCACCTACAGCGAGTCGGGTTCGACGCAAGGCCGCAACGACTTCGCGAACGGCACCGCCGACTTCGGTGTCTCCGAGATTCCCTACGCCATCTCGAACTCCAACGAGGGCGATTCCCGCCCGGCCCGCGGCTTCGCCTACATGCCGATCGTGGCCGGCGGCACGAGCTTCATGTACAACCTTCAGATCGGTGGCAAGCAGGTGACCAACCTGAGGCTGTCGGGCGAGACGATCGCGAAGATCTTCACCGGGGTGATCACGGTGTGGAACGATCCGGCGATCCAGGCGGACAACCCGCAGCTGGCCCTGCCGGCCACTCCGATCGTGCCGGTGGTGCGCTCCGACGGCTCGGGAACCAGTGCCCAGTTCACGCTGTGGATGCGCCAGGAGCAGACCTCGCTGTGGAACGACTACTGCAACAAGGTGGGCCGCCCGCTCATCAACGGGGCGTGCGGCGTCACCTCGAACTACCCAGTGGTGGCGGGCAGCGGGTTCGTCTCGCGGGCGGGCGCCAACGGTGTGGCGGGATATGTGGCTCAGTCGCATGCAGTGGGCTCGATCACCTTCGTGGAGTACTCGTACGCCCTGAACTCGAAGTTCCCGGTGGTGAAAATGCTGAACAATGCCGGCTACTACGTCGAGCCGACGGCCGCCAACGTGGCGGTGGCGTTGTTGCAAGCCCATATCAACGAGGACGAGTCGAGCCCCGACTACCTCACCCAGGACCTGCACGACGTGTATGGCGACACGGATGCGCGCACCTACCCCCTGTCGAGCTATTCGTACATCATCCTGCCCACAACGCTGGGCTACAACTTCACCGAGGAGAAGGGCCTGACGCTCGCGGACTTCGGAGCCTACTTCTTGTGCGAAGGCCAGCAACAGGCCGAGTCGCTGGGCTACAGCCCCCTGCCGATCAACCTGGTGCAGGGCGGTCAGAAGCAGATCCAGAAGATCAAGGGCGGAAACCCCACCATCAAGGGCATCGGCGACTGCAACAACCCGACATTCACCACCGACGGCACGAACCGGCTCGCCAACGAGGCGCCGTACCCCGCCGACTGCGACAAGCAGGGTCCCATCCAGTGCTCCAAGGGCACCGGCGGCGCCAAGGACACCGAGACCGACACGACCCGGGATACCGACACCAGCAGTGGTGGTGACGGCGGCGACAGGACGGGCGGGAATGGCACCAACGGGAATGGCACCAACGGCGACAACACGTCGGACAACCCGGACGCGGCCACTGATGCCGTCAGCGACGGGTCGACCGGCAGTGGCTTGAACAACCAGAACGGCGCGGCCGCCGTGGTGGCCGGGAGCCCGCAGTCCGTCCCTGTCGCCTGGACGAATCCCTTCCTGGTGCTGGCCATGATCGCGGTCGGCGCGATGGGTGTGGGCTTGGCGGTGCTTCCGCCCCTGGTGGTCGCCCGGCGCCGCCGTGGTGCGCCGGCCGTTGACCTCTCGGTTGATCTCTCGGTCTTGCCACCACCTGCCCCGCCGGCCCCGCCCGCTTCTTCACCGGTTTCCAGTTCGACCGCGCCGGCTTCTCCCCGGAACGGTCAAGTCATCCCGTTCGCGAGGAGGTACCAGGCATGA
- a CDS encoding phosphate ABC transporter ATP-binding protein encodes MSLLEARGVSAWFGSHRVLEGVSLVMGAGEVTALIGPSGCGKSTFLRVLNRMHELVPSASLAGEVLLDGGDVYGRGWRLQDVRRDIGMVFQKPNPFPAMSIYDNVVSGLRLTGRRVSRDVRDEIVVRSLVSAGLWGEVRDRLRQPGGGLSGGQQQRLCIARALAVRPRVLLMDEPCSALDPTSTRVIEETMGQLRREVTIVIVTHNMQQAARVSQRCAFFLASQGMPGQIVEYGDTDAMFSEPQDERTFDYVNGRFG; translated from the coding sequence TTGTCGTTGTTGGAGGCGCGGGGGGTGTCGGCGTGGTTTGGGTCGCATCGGGTGTTGGAGGGGGTGTCGTTGGTGATGGGGGCGGGTGAGGTGACGGCGTTGATTGGTCCGTCGGGGTGTGGGAAGTCGACGTTTTTGCGGGTGTTGAACAGGATGCATGAGTTGGTGCCGTCGGCGTCGTTGGCTGGTGAGGTGTTGTTGGATGGTGGGGATGTGTATGGGCGGGGGTGGCGGTTGCAGGATGTTCGTCGGGATATTGGGATGGTGTTTCAGAAGCCGAATCCGTTTCCTGCGATGTCTATTTACGACAATGTGGTGTCGGGGTTGAGGTTGACGGGTCGGCGGGTGTCGCGGGATGTGAGGGATGAGATTGTGGTGCGGTCGTTGGTGAGTGCGGGGTTGTGGGGGGAGGTGCGGGATCGTTTGCGGCAGCCGGGGGGTGGGTTGTCGGGTGGTCAGCAGCAGCGGTTGTGTATTGCTCGGGCGTTGGCGGTGCGGCCGCGGGTGTTGTTGATGGATGAGCCGTGTTCGGCGTTGGATCCGACGTCGACGCGGGTGATTGAGGAGACGATGGGGCAGTTGCGTCGTGAGGTGACGATTGTGATTGTGACGCATAATATGCAGCAGGCTGCTCGGGTGTCGCAGCGGTGTGCGTTTTTTTTGGCGTCGCAGGGGATGCCGGGTCAGATCGTGGAGTATGGGGATACTGATGCGATGTTTTCTGAGCCGCAGGATGAGCGCACCTTCGACTACGTCAACGGCCGCTTCGGATAA
- a CDS encoding sortase domain-bontaining protein: MELTISLLLLAFVFHATLFTSFQFRAAQSNAYDQLRTELAKAETPTGPLNTDENLVVAGSPVALLQAPSIGLSVTVLEGSSSEVLRSGAGHRRDTVMPGQPGTTVILGRQLTYGGPFGSLKDLQPGDEITVTTGQGVSVYRVFGLRRAGDPLPEALQSGQGRLELMTADGLALFPSGVLHVDAELITKTNKAAAQVIAYSALPAGEKAMGQDQGAWFIAFFWGVFFVLAGVTVAWLWRNWGKWHAWVVGIPVLLALGVTTADAVMNALPNLL; the protein is encoded by the coding sequence GTGGAACTGACGATCTCGCTGCTGTTGCTCGCCTTCGTGTTCCACGCCACGCTGTTCACCTCGTTTCAGTTCCGTGCCGCACAGAGCAACGCCTACGACCAACTGCGCACCGAACTGGCGAAGGCGGAGACGCCGACCGGCCCGCTGAACACCGATGAGAATTTGGTGGTGGCAGGTTCGCCGGTGGCTCTCCTGCAGGCGCCTTCGATCGGGCTGAGCGTGACCGTGCTCGAAGGGTCGTCCTCCGAGGTGCTGCGCAGCGGCGCGGGCCACCGACGCGACACGGTGATGCCGGGGCAACCCGGCACCACCGTGATACTGGGGCGCCAACTGACGTACGGCGGTCCGTTCGGCAGCCTGAAGGATCTGCAACCCGGTGACGAGATCACCGTCACCACCGGGCAGGGGGTGAGCGTCTACCGGGTTTTCGGCCTGCGCCGCGCGGGCGATCCGCTCCCCGAAGCACTCCAATCCGGCCAGGGCCGGTTGGAACTCATGACCGCCGATGGGCTCGCACTGTTTCCCTCCGGTGTGCTGCACGTGGACGCCGAACTCATCACGAAGACCAACAAGGCGGCCGCTCAGGTGATCGCCTACTCAGCACTGCCGGCCGGCGAGAAAGCCATGGGGCAGGACCAGGGCGCCTGGTTCATCGCGTTCTTCTGGGGGGTCTTCTTCGTGCTCGCGGGCGTGACCGTGGCATGGCTGTGGAGGAATTGGGGCAAATGGCACGCATGGGTGGTCGGAATTCCTGTGTTGCTCGCCCTGGGCGTCACCACTGCGGATGCCGTTATGAACGCATTGCCGAACCTTTTGTAA
- a CDS encoding response regulator, producing the protein MIVTVEVWSAILTGLGVLVAVLVGMWGMFTWSHKQIKTDMDAGFARVDERFVRVDERFEQVNRRLEQVDRRFEQVDQRFDRMDQRFEKMEQRFEKMDQRFEKIDGRLAGIDNRLGELGERIARLEGPEPRLYVPARR; encoded by the coding sequence ATGATCGTGACGGTCGAGGTGTGGAGTGCCATCCTCACGGGCCTTGGCGTGCTCGTCGCGGTGCTAGTCGGTATGTGGGGCATGTTCACTTGGTCGCACAAGCAGATAAAGACCGATATGGACGCTGGTTTCGCCCGTGTCGATGAGCGTTTCGTCCGTGTCGATGAGCGGTTCGAGCAGGTCAATCGACGGCTTGAGCAGGTTGACCGACGGTTCGAGCAAGTCGATCAGCGCTTCGACAGGATGGATCAGCGTTTCGAGAAGATGGAACAGCGTTTCGAGAAAATGGATCAGCGTTTCGAGAAGATAGATGGGCGGCTGGCCGGGATCGACAACAGGCTCGGGGAGCTGGGTGAACGTATCGCCCGTCTTGAGGGCCCCGAGCCGCGGTTGTACGTACCCGCCCGTCGTTAG
- a CDS encoding putative hydro-lyase, whose translation MSTVETAVPVLGASSTPAEARAAFRSGVIRPTAGLSQGHAQANLITLPRTDAADFREFARLNPKPCPLLDVLEGTVTPAIASGADLRVDLPLYRVWRDGELVDEVSDATKAWGDPGELVSFLIGCSFTFEWALLDEGIPVRHITADRNVPMYRTNVPCASAGAFSSPLVVSMRGIPADLVDEAVRVSGRYPLVHGAPVHVGSPEDLGIDDLDRPDYGDAPILEPGDVPVFWACGVTPQAAVVASRPRFAITHAPGHMFISDVPNDRYLA comes from the coding sequence GTGAGCACGGTGGAGACAGCAGTGCCCGTACTCGGCGCGTCCTCGACCCCGGCCGAGGCGCGAGCCGCCTTCCGGTCAGGGGTGATCCGCCCGACCGCGGGGCTGTCGCAGGGCCACGCGCAGGCCAACCTCATCACGCTGCCGCGCACCGATGCCGCCGACTTCCGCGAGTTCGCCCGGCTGAACCCCAAGCCCTGCCCTCTGCTCGACGTGCTGGAGGGCACGGTCACCCCGGCGATCGCGTCCGGGGCCGATCTTCGGGTCGACCTGCCGCTCTACCGCGTCTGGCGGGACGGCGAACTCGTCGACGAGGTGAGCGACGCCACAAAGGCCTGGGGCGACCCTGGCGAGCTGGTGAGCTTCCTCATCGGATGCAGCTTCACCTTCGAATGGGCGCTGCTGGACGAGGGCATCCCCGTCCGCCACATCACGGCCGACCGCAACGTCCCCATGTACCGGACGAACGTGCCGTGCGCGTCGGCGGGGGCGTTCTCCAGCCCGCTCGTGGTGTCGATGCGCGGCATCCCGGCCGACCTGGTGGACGAGGCCGTCCGCGTGAGCGGGCGATACCCCCTCGTCCACGGGGCACCCGTGCACGTGGGCAGTCCCGAGGACCTCGGCATCGACGACCTGGATCGTCCCGACTACGGCGACGCGCCCATCCTCGAACCCGGCGACGTCCCCGTATTCTGGGCCTGCGGCGTGACCCCGCAGGCGGCCGTGGTCGCGTCCCGCCCCCGGTTCGCGATCACGCACGCTCCCGGGCACATGTTCATCTCCGACGTCCCGAACGATCGGTACCTGGCCTGA
- a CDS encoding WxL protein peptidoglycan domain-containing protein has protein sequence MLSVVLLVVASFAGVGGGSQAFADAADVTFGVQPSTATGPDGRERFDFNVAPSTVISDWVAVTNSSTSEITVRLVGEDATTDYGSGEFTLVGTDVPSTDIGAWTSVNGEASTCPDITADQAQACLPTLGAAVRLQPGEQANVPFTLTVPADATPGDHAGGIAAIYTTTQPGSDGISTPVEVHVGTRVYLRVDGPVSPGMTMSGLVSGYDGGWNPFDGTARVSFDLANAGNSRVSAATSVVVKGPFGLGRHEWQLADTKNLMPGKTAHITADLEGVPAWLLLFADVTVTPLAADGTAASDPLPDAVTASTMTWAVPWTILGAIVVVAGVVLLVRWRRRERRLLDEALAAAQTQQPAN, from the coding sequence GTGCTCAGCGTCGTACTGCTCGTCGTGGCCTCGTTCGCGGGTGTGGGCGGTGGAAGCCAAGCGTTTGCCGACGCGGCAGACGTCACCTTCGGTGTACAGCCATCGACGGCGACCGGCCCCGACGGGCGCGAGCGGTTCGACTTCAATGTGGCGCCCAGTACGGTGATCAGCGACTGGGTGGCCGTGACCAATTCGTCGACGAGCGAGATAACCGTTCGGCTGGTGGGTGAGGACGCCACCACCGACTACGGTTCCGGTGAGTTCACCTTGGTGGGCACAGACGTGCCCTCCACCGATATAGGGGCATGGACGTCGGTGAACGGCGAAGCGTCCACCTGCCCCGACATCACCGCCGATCAAGCGCAGGCATGTCTGCCGACATTGGGTGCCGCTGTGAGGCTGCAGCCCGGCGAACAAGCCAACGTGCCATTCACGTTGACCGTGCCGGCCGACGCGACCCCGGGCGACCACGCGGGCGGGATCGCGGCGATCTACACGACGACGCAACCGGGGTCGGACGGAATCAGCACGCCGGTGGAGGTGCATGTGGGCACCCGGGTGTACTTGCGGGTGGACGGCCCGGTGAGTCCAGGCATGACGATGAGCGGCCTGGTGTCGGGCTACGACGGCGGCTGGAATCCGTTCGACGGCACGGCGCGGGTGAGCTTCGATCTGGCGAATGCGGGCAACTCGCGGGTGTCCGCGGCCACGAGTGTTGTCGTGAAGGGGCCGTTCGGCCTAGGACGGCATGAGTGGCAACTGGCCGACACGAAGAATCTGATGCCGGGGAAGACGGCGCACATCACCGCGGACCTAGAAGGCGTGCCGGCGTGGTTGCTGCTGTTCGCCGACGTGACGGTGACTCCGTTGGCGGCCGACGGGACGGCGGCTTCCGATCCCCTGCCGGATGCTGTGACGGCTTCGACGATGACGTGGGCTGTGCCATGGACGATCCTCGGAGCGATCGTGGTGGTGGCGGGTGTGGTGCTGCTGGTGCGTTGGCGACGTCGTGAGCGGCGTCTGCTGGACGAAGCCCTCGCCGCCGCTCAGACGCAGCAGCCGGCGAACTGA
- a CDS encoding NRAMP family divalent metal transporter has product MTAESTTLPASPSGSEGGDLKSFAKKRRSSLIGAIFLMATSAIGPGFITQTATFTSTMGAAFAFGILASVLIDFAIQTNVWRMITLSGKRASDLANAALPGSGYVLSVLIVFGGLVFNVGNIAGAGLGLNAMLGVDAKIGGLISALLAIGIFLYKRAGMVVDRVVVVLGLVMIGLTLYVAIVSGPPIGTALRQTVWPDTINFATITTIVGGSVGGYITYSGAHKLLDSGSAGPEHIKQVTRSALTGIAVTGVMRYVLFLAILGVVSSGVVLDTSSSAANPAAQAFQSAAGEFGLRAFGLVFWAAALTSVIGAAFTSVSFITVFAKEGMTERTRNWWTVGFILVSLVVYLALGAAPAALLVFAGGFNGLVLPIGLTLFMYIGWFHAKKLLGGTYSRFLLVVGTLAAALSWYMAIVSIVPVFQFLGK; this is encoded by the coding sequence ATGACCGCAGAGTCAACGACCCTTCCCGCATCGCCGTCCGGTTCTGAGGGCGGCGACCTGAAGAGCTTCGCCAAGAAGCGCCGCTCGTCCCTCATCGGGGCCATCTTCCTGATGGCCACCAGCGCCATCGGCCCCGGCTTCATCACCCAGACCGCCACCTTCACCTCGACGATGGGCGCCGCGTTCGCTTTCGGCATCCTCGCCTCGGTGCTGATCGACTTCGCGATCCAGACGAACGTCTGGCGGATGATCACCCTCAGCGGCAAGCGGGCCAGCGACCTGGCCAACGCCGCCCTACCCGGCTCCGGCTACGTCCTCAGCGTGCTGATCGTCTTCGGCGGGCTGGTGTTCAACGTCGGCAACATCGCGGGTGCCGGGCTCGGCCTCAACGCCATGCTCGGTGTGGACGCCAAGATCGGTGGCCTGATCTCCGCCTTGCTCGCCATCGGCATCTTCCTCTACAAACGGGCCGGAATGGTCGTCGACCGCGTGGTCGTCGTCCTGGGCCTGGTCATGATCGGCCTCACGCTCTACGTCGCGATCGTCTCGGGGCCGCCGATCGGCACTGCGCTGCGTCAGACCGTCTGGCCCGACACGATCAACTTCGCCACCATCACGACGATCGTGGGCGGCTCGGTCGGCGGCTACATCACGTATTCCGGCGCCCACAAGCTGCTCGACAGCGGGAGCGCCGGCCCGGAGCACATCAAGCAGGTCACCCGCTCGGCCCTCACCGGCATCGCCGTCACCGGTGTGATGCGCTACGTGCTGTTCCTCGCGATCCTCGGCGTCGTCTCGTCGGGCGTCGTCCTCGACACCTCCAGCAGCGCCGCCAACCCGGCCGCCCAGGCCTTCCAGAGCGCTGCCGGAGAGTTCGGCCTGCGTGCGTTCGGCCTGGTGTTCTGGGCGGCAGCCCTCACCAGTGTGATCGGCGCCGCGTTCACGTCCGTCTCCTTCATCACAGTCTTCGCCAAGGAGGGCATGACGGAGCGCACACGTAACTGGTGGACGGTCGGGTTCATCCTGGTCAGCCTGGTCGTCTATCTGGCGCTCGGTGCCGCGCCCGCCGCGCTGCTGGTCTTCGCGGGCGGCTTCAACGGGCTCGTGCTGCCGATCGGCCTGACCTTGTTCATGTACATCGGCTGGTTCCACGCCAAGAAGCTCCTGGGCGGCACCTATTCTCGCTTCCTGCTCGTGGTGGGCACCCTCGCCGCAGCACTGTCGTGGTACATGGCGATCGTCTCGATCGTCCCGGTGTTCCAGTTCCTCGGGAAGTGA
- a CDS encoding LamB/YcsF family protein: MTEPVARVDLNSDVGESFGRWTLDDAAMLTTVSSANIACGFHAGDPSSIRRSLTVAAANGVTVGAHVGYRDLVGFGRRDLDVDTPDLIADVIYQIGALQALAVGAGTRVSYVKPHGALYNRIVHDERQAEAVVTAITELDPSLVLLGLPGSVVLHLAERAGVPTATEAFADRAYTPEGKLVSRRVEGSVLHDPELIAGRILRLVETGTITAIDGTEVRLHADSICVHGDTDGAVEAARALRARLTGAGVRITAFAGA; the protein is encoded by the coding sequence ATGACCGAGCCAGTCGCACGTGTCGATCTCAACAGCGACGTGGGCGAGAGCTTCGGGCGCTGGACGCTCGACGACGCCGCCATGCTCACGACGGTCTCCAGCGCGAACATCGCCTGCGGTTTTCATGCCGGCGACCCGTCGAGCATCCGCAGGTCGCTGACGGTGGCCGCGGCCAACGGGGTCACCGTGGGAGCCCACGTCGGGTATCGCGACCTCGTCGGCTTCGGCCGCCGCGACCTGGACGTCGACACGCCCGATCTGATCGCCGACGTCATCTACCAGATCGGGGCGCTGCAGGCGCTGGCCGTCGGAGCGGGCACCCGCGTGAGCTACGTCAAGCCGCACGGGGCGCTGTACAACCGGATCGTGCACGACGAGCGGCAGGCCGAGGCAGTGGTCACCGCGATCACCGAGCTGGACCCGTCCCTGGTGCTCCTCGGCCTGCCGGGGTCGGTCGTCCTCCACCTCGCCGAACGAGCCGGGGTGCCGACCGCGACCGAGGCCTTCGCCGACCGGGCCTACACCCCCGAGGGGAAGCTGGTCTCACGTCGTGTGGAGGGCTCCGTTTTGCACGACCCGGAACTGATCGCCGGCAGGATCCTGCGGTTGGTCGAGACCGGGACGATCACAGCCATCGACGGCACCGAGGTGCGGTTGCACGCGGACTCGATCTGCGTCCACGGCGACACGGACGGTGCGGTGGAGGCCGCGCGTGCGCTTCGGGCCCGTCTGACCGGGGCCGGCGTCCGGATCACCGCCTTCGCGGGCGCCTGA
- a CDS encoding GntR family transcriptional regulator codes for MTEDDGLDLAERTAQILRERLITGAAVPGEQLSEAALATDLEVSRNTLREAFRILIHEGSLERIPNRGVFVRVPSVSSVLDVFRVRRAIEVMAVREALPKHPAIADARAAVERAKRARDIPEWTVVGTANMEFHSAIVDLAESPRLSTFFQNVLAELRIAFVSLSSPEYLHAPFVDQNEDLTILLEQGKMAEAATELEAYLVRSERLVLAAFGRMGWG; via the coding sequence GTGACGGAAGACGACGGCCTCGACCTCGCCGAACGGACGGCGCAGATCCTGCGGGAACGGTTGATCACCGGTGCCGCGGTGCCCGGCGAGCAGCTCTCCGAAGCGGCGCTCGCCACCGACCTGGAGGTCTCGCGGAACACGCTGCGCGAGGCTTTCCGGATTCTCATCCACGAGGGTTCGCTGGAACGCATCCCCAATCGCGGCGTGTTCGTCCGCGTGCCATCGGTCTCCAGCGTCCTGGACGTCTTCCGTGTGCGGCGGGCCATCGAGGTGATGGCCGTGCGTGAGGCGCTGCCGAAGCACCCGGCGATCGCGGACGCACGCGCGGCCGTCGAACGTGCGAAGCGAGCAAGAGACATCCCCGAGTGGACGGTCGTCGGCACCGCCAACATGGAGTTTCACTCCGCCATCGTCGACCTGGCCGAAAGCCCGAGGCTGAGCACCTTCTTCCAGAACGTCCTGGCCGAACTGCGGATCGCGTTCGTGTCGCTGAGTTCCCCCGAATACCTCCACGCCCCGTTCGTCGATCAGAACGAAGACCTCACGATCTTGCTGGAACAAGGGAAGATGGCCGAAGCCGCGACCGAGCTCGAGGCCTACCTGGTGCGCAGCGAACGCCTGGTGCTCGCCGCTTTCGGACGCATGGGCTGGGGCTGA